The Bos mutus isolate GX-2022 chromosome 11, NWIPB_WYAK_1.1, whole genome shotgun sequence nucleotide sequence AGTATGGAATTTCATATGTAATGTGAACAAATAAGATTTTAGGAACTCCTTAAAGACAAAAGGGCCTAATTTTTGGCCTCCAAGATGatattaagggggaaaaaacttTCCTTTCAAATTACTTTGAGACCTGAATACATCAggataaataatttttcagatttattgTTAATGCTAATTAGGTAAAGTTCGGTTTCAAAGTTATTTAGCAGGTGACCCAGGCATCAGAAAAGTAAAGCCAATACAGAATTAACATAAAGGAAAAATCAATGTATCCTATACTCTACACAGTCCAGCACACGAACTATTTATTTTCCTGGTCTAAACAAGAATTCTTACTTCATCTGACATATTTCTTAAGGCAAATCACAGAGAAGTTAACTTCTGGCCCAAATAAAGACTTCATTTCAGctttcctgaaagtgaaaataagCCATCCTTTACTTTAGTAAGGGCAGCCTTCCTTTCTGCATCTGAGAGAAAACAAGATAAGCCAGTACGTATCAGACATTCCAGACCATACCAATCAGGGGTAGAAAAGTAGGAGGTGGTCACACTTTGGGTGTCTTTATTTCTGAATTCAACTTCAAGTGTGACTCAAACATCCTGcccttcttttccattcttccctCAACCAACTCAAGACAGGAAACCAGGGTCAGGGATAGAAATGAGCCATTCTGGTCTCCTTCATCCTTTTCCTCTTAAAGCCTGGTTGGGTTGATGAAAAGCCCAAACTTTGGCAATGCTCATTTAGCCTTTTTGACCTTCAAACTCAAAATCATCATGACTTGTGAATAACCATGAAAAAGGTTCAAACACCAGTTTCCATTGAGGCCAGTTATTGAATGTTTCTCTAAGAATGAATTAGATCTGATACTTACATCCGAGATGGACACTCAGGTAAGAATCTATCTCAAGGGCACCAAAAGTGCTTCCTGGGTTTAGGATCAGCCAGTACCAACGGTGAACCCAATACTTAGGATCCCTTTGCTGAAAAAGGGTCATCCCATGAGGTCAATGACCTGTGTTGTGGGCTCAGGTAACGAATGCATGAGAACCTCGGCCAAATAAAGAAGATCTGGAGAGCATCTCACCCACCAAACATCAtcagcacccaggactgatgttcAAACGAAGCTACATGTGATGAGGAGGCTCACCAAAGGCCCTCTGTGGCTTTTCAAAACATGGTTCAAAACTTGCTGCGTCTCTTCTATCTCTGCAGACTTGAAATCTCAGTGAAGGAGAATccctgtaagaaaaaaaattaaaagacatcttCCTCAGGAGAGAAATCTGCTTCTTGAGAACACATGGTCAAGGAACCACATGCTTGTATATGGACACAAGCAATTTGTGAACCAACTGCATATGAATGTTCTGAGAGCTTCATTATTCTTCTCTAAACCTGACGTGGTGGTGTGCGCCACCACCCTTTACTCACAAGCACTGGAGCTGAGAGGTCAGACGCCAGCACATGAGCCCTTGAGAAGGACCAAACTTACAAGCCTGCAAACCCCACAGTGAGTGAGTATCTGTGTCCTCACATCCACTCACACGTATGGCCTCGGCATTCCCAGTAGGAGAGGACAGTGTGCTATGTGTTCTCACAATAAGCCTTCTGTTTTTTGAGTTTCATCCAATGCCTACTCGTTTTTAACTGGACGTTAGCAGTTTCTTCTCAGCACAAGTCCAGGAAAATGAGCGGTCAAGGCTGCTCTGTTTCATCACAGATGGAACATACATCTAAGTTTCACAGAAACACACAAATCCCAAAATGGATATGGCTTAGGATGATATAATCTTTAAGATGCTGCTCCATTTCCTAGTTAAATTCTTCATACTACCAGGAAGTGGAAGCATAAATATTCATGCTCCTCTCTAAAGACATTACATGGggaagcactttaaaaaataataaatgcaaagacAAATGACCCACGGAGACAGAGAAAAAGGTATAGCCCAATATTACTACTGCAGTCAATAGTTTCTGGGGGGAAAAAGGCAGCCTTTTTGGGAAAGGCCTTTTGGggaaaaatgtaattaaatacaggaaatagaaattatagaTGACACGTTACACATGACAATTAAAAATATGGTGACTTTATTTCCCTCTTCTTACAGTTTCCACTATCACATCCGTAAGAATCTTCATCTCTACAACACAAAAATATCTCAAGAAAGCATGTCACAAGATAGTATATATAAGCAACAGTTTGGCAGAATCCTAGTTTATATTCCCCCAAAagagaacagattttaaaattcaaaaataaccATTAGTTCTATTTAACATGTTACCTTACTATTTAAAATACCATGCTCTAGTTAAATAAGTCAACActgtatacaaataaaatattacacaaaatatatttaagaaaatgtttggtATTTGATctgaacaataaataaaaacacaggcaCTTCTACACTGAAACAGGAAAGCAGTCACTACTTCGGATAATAATTTTGTGTAAGTAACATGTAACCATATGGCAAGAATAGAATCCTGAAGTTTTAAACTGACAAATCATTCATGAAAAGGTCTGCAATTTCAATCTTTTCACTTAAAGTTCAAAAGTTACATATGCTTTCCTGGTCcacatgaaaaattataaatacaatatGGTTGCCAGGGACAATTCAATCTTCAGTTTGAAGATTATGGAATCATActcattattttcaaatactaaaaaagaGAACTATCATGATACCACCCAGGAGACCAAATGCAAGATAGTTAAGCTTTCTCATGATGATCATAAGACCATAACATGATAAACTGGATAAATGTCACCCAGCGATGCTCATTTTGCAAAACTGATTGATTAGGTTAACACGAGGAAATACTGTTGGGGTGGCAGGGCAATTCTGACAAAAGTCAATTTTTTCTAGatgattttaaaacttcatctAAATTTCATGAAAACAAATGTAATTGCATTTCACTAAAACCATTGAGTCATATAGAACAATGTCTCTTCTGCCAATAGGTTTATGAATACCTAAACTGATAATTTACTCATTATAATGGGAAATAGGATTATCATCATATGAGGGCAAAACAAAAATATGGTCAAATTCTAGAAACATGATTTCAAATGATGAGGGGGACAAGTTAGAAAATAATGACCACTGGCTAACAGGAAGAGTCAGAATCATTCATTTTGTCATATTCTACATCAAAAATTAGCATCTTCTGCTTTCCCTCTTCAGGAAGTACCACACTGAAGTgtttgagtgaatgagtgaagtcgctcagtcgtgtccaactctttgcgaccccgtggactgtagcccctcaggctcctccatccatgggattctccaggcaagaatactggagtgggttgtcatttccttctccaagggatcttcccaacccagggatcgaacccaggtctcccgcattgcaggcagatgctttaccgtctgaactgaAGGGTTTAGAGGCCGTCAAATGGACATGATCTATAAAGGCAATTTTGATGGTTTTACATAGAAATGACCTCTAGTGGAAGAGAACACAAATGGGAACTATTTGAGATACATTTCTATGTAAAATATAGTTTGCAcataattcagcattttaaatgagcACTCTGCAACCGAGACCAAATATCAATCATCTCTTGAGGTTTTCTACTATGTACCAACATCAAATCTACATAGGAACAAATGTTactcctgcttttctcttctatatCAAATGTCCTGAAGCCTTTGTGTCTCTCTGGAGCAAGGCCGAGTTTCTGAAGGCACATTCCAGTATAAACATCATCAATGGGGTAGAGAAGGACCCGGTCAGTCACATTGTACAGTCTCAGGGCCAGGTGGCCGGAGTAGAGGAATCCGCCTCCTCCTGCATAAGGCGGGTAGACGCCAGTGTAAACAACTTCCGGGATGTAGTACTTGAGTTTCTTATCCCGATGAGGTCCAGCATTATGAATCACGTCACCAATAAACAAATCTTTGGCTTTGTTCCCGGATAAGCTATTCAAGTAATTCAGGAGATGATGGGTGTTCACAAAAACATCATCATCGCCCTTGAACACGAACTCGGCATTTGGGCAGGAAGTGCTCACCCACCTGAGAAAGAGTACTTCTTTCAGAGACAAGTTGAAGAATGTATCTCTGTAGTTCCACAAAAGAATGTCTTGGTGCTTCTCACTCTCAAATTTCAGCATATCTGAAAGGTCAGGATGGTTGTCCTCTGCAGGGGTCTGGCCCAGTAAGAAGACTCGCACCACTGTTTGGTTCCCCACATGGGTTTCTTTGCCCCAAGATTCCCGAATCGCTTGCCTTCTATCGAAATGTGAAGTTAGGGACTTAATCGCCAGCAATAAGAAGGGCTTCTTTGTACACTTATCTGGTTGGTCTATAAGCAGTGAATAATTTCGACATCTCAAATATAGCAGAAAATCTTTAAATCTGTCTGGCAAACTGTCGAAACCTGAAACCACTGACATGACCCTCAGGTCAGGTTCACAGTAATTGAGATGGCTTATATTGGAGAATCCGGATGCTTCTCCTGTCTGGTTGGCTAACGTGTTCAAAATGGGATTGAACCTCCTGTTCAGCTTTTCTTGTTCCTTGTTCCAATATGCCTGAGGAAGGTCAGATATCTTCCAGAACCTTTCTTTGGGTATTATTACTTCcccctttccatttttttcttggctACTGTTTTTGGAGACTTCCACgatcaaataaatgaagacatttaCCGTCATCAGGATTCCCAACAACTTTATTCTTCGACGTCCAACACTCATTTCTCATATCTGAAATAAAAGAGAGAACCATGGTACTGATTAGATTATTATTCACTGCATTTGCTCACATGTCACTTATCTCTTTCATGTCCCCCAGAACAGTGGTTTAGAGCACAGATTCAAGACTTGCAGTACCTGGGTTCAAATCATGGCTCTACCATCCTCGATTTGAGCCctctgacctcaggcaagttgtATAACAACTGATGTCTAAGCAGCttctccatttataaaatggtgataataaccCACTtaagtcaggaagcaatagttagaactggacatggaacaacagactggttccaaatagaaaaaggagtacgtcaaggctgtatattgtcaccctgcttatttaacttatatgaagagtacatcatgagaaatgctgggctggaggaagcacaagctggaatcaagattgccgggagaaatatcaataacctcagatatgcagatgacaccactctcatggcacaaagtgaagaggaactaaagagcctcttgatgaaagtgaaagaggagagtgaaaaagttggcttaaagctcaacattcagaaaacgaagatcatggcatccggtcccatcacttcatggcaaattagatggggaaacagtggaaacagtggctgactttattttggggggctccaaaatcactgcagatggtgactgcagccatgaaattaaaagacgcttactccttggaagaaagttacgaccaacctagacagtatattaaaaagcagagacattactttgtcaacaaaggtccgtctagtcaaggccatggtttttcctgtggtcatgtatggatatgagagttggactataaagagggctgagcgcagaagaattgatgcttttgaactgtggtgttggagaagactcttgagagtcccttggactgcaaggagatccaaccagtccatcctaaaggagatcagtctcgggtgttcattggaaggactgatgttgaagctgaaactccaatactttggccacctgatgcgaagagctgactcattggaaaagaccctgatgctgggaaagattgagcgcagaAGAAGGGATGGTTGGATGAGAttcaagatgagatggttggatgatatcaccgactcaatgcacacgggtttggtaaactccgggagttggtgatggacaggtaggcctggcgtgccgcagttcatggggtcgcagagtcggatgcgacttaactgaactgaatagaaaagtTTCGAGGGCTGTAAGCTTTTGTTAGTAAGCTTTGAAAGTACTGGCTGGTCCACAGTGAGGTGTGAGTAAGTGACCCTTAACACTGTGGCTGTTTTAGACACCTGAGGGCAGAGATACACATTAACTAGACAACTCACAGGTGCTTCAACTTCCTTGCTTATACAAGGACATATACAAACTAGTGTGCTGCAAACAGATGTGCTCACAATTCAAAATAACAAATACaatttatatttgttattatgTACACACCTGTACACACATAACTATTTATATGTGGGCTGCAGCATGTGGAGTTCCATGTCATTCACCGTAATCacctattttattctatttcctttttttttaaataaaaaaacgaTGGCCACAACTTTGAACTATTTCCCAACCtagcatttcacagatgaagaaaccaatgTACAAAGATTAAGACACTTGCCCAAGGCTGCAGGGCTAAGAGGAGACACTAACCACACCGAGTGTTCAGAGAGATAAAAAGACACACACCAGCTTCATCCGAATCGCCCACAACTGAGACCAACCCAAATGCCATCAAGAGAAGAATGGATTATGAAGCTGTGGTACATTCATACACTGGAACAACTCCCAGCTATAAAAGGGAAACTACTGCTAGAGCAGAAAGAGTACAGTGAGGGAGAGGACAGGCCTCATGCTCCCTCTATGTTAGTTCAAGAAGGCAAACATTAATTTAGGCCCTAGAAATCTGAATGTGATAGGGGTGGGGGTTTTGAATGGAGAGGGTCGGGAGGGACTTTCTGGGGCACAGACATGtactttgtatctcttaatctagATGATCATTTCATGcatgtatacatttgtcaaaactcaaacTGTATCCTTGAGAACTCTGCTATTTATagcaagaaggaaaagagaaatgaaaatgacatGTTAGTGAAATATCAAAGGCCAAGAACAGACTTCAGGCTGTGGGCAACGCAACAAAGAAAGAGTACTGAGACAGTTTGCTGGTGCTGTAACTGCAGAGTTCTGACACCACTGAGATGGATGACCTACCCAAGAACCACCAGTTAGACAAGCCTGACATTAAAAGAGAATCCTCAAAAGTGGAATGGCAATACCCAGTAAAGAATTTTCTTATCAGGTTAATTCTACAGCGGAGAACTCATCCTTGAAAAGAATCCTGAAGAAGGATTGCTTCTCAGGTGCCAGGGCGTTATCTTGCTACAGTGAACCTCTGAGGTAGATACTGTtacttttattcccattttacacttGAGAAAACAGATTTAAAGAAGTAACTATGTTAAGAGCAGAGCTGGAACCCTAACCAAGGTGATGGGGTTTCAAGACCACCATGCCAAACGGGAGCACTCTTCTCTGACCTCTAGAACAAAGTGGTTtgggcagggggcggggtgggtggcGGGTTGCAGTTAATAAACATTGATTCTTCTAAAATTTCAATACGAAACGTGGAAGTTCAAAAAGAATGATGTAGGACTTCcccgatggtccagtggttgggaggctgcctgccaatgagaggaaacacaggttcgatccctggcccgggAGGATTCCGTAagtcatggggcaactaagcccgcatgccacaactactggcccagggtctacagtccatgttccgcaacaagagagcccaccacagtgagaagccactctccacaacgagagagtagcccccactcgccacaactagacagcagcccccgctcgccacaacgagagagcagcccccgctcgccacaacgagagagcagcccccgctcgccacaactagacagcagcccgcgcacagcaacaaagacccagcacaaccaaaaccaaaaacttaaaaactaaactagtaataaaaaaaaaagaatggtgaaAGGAAACAAATTTGGTATTATTGGAGGAGCactggattttgtttttgttcttttaactaAGGCATAGTTGACTTATAACGTATtggtttcagatatacagcatagtgatttgatgTCTTTATAGATCATACTACATACAAAGTTacaataaaatattgactatattccctgtgctgtccattacatctttgtaacttatttattatttactatatatttaatcAAGAGTAGTTTTTActgtaagattttaaaattccCTCATTCTAACAAATAGCCCCACGGTAGAAGAGGTATTTGTCATGCTGAGAATTCTGTGAAGTTATCAGTATATTGAACATCCCAGAAGAGATCGATGGGGATTCACAAACTTTTTGTGTCTCTTAAAATCTGTCCAGCAGATTCTAATCTAGTTGTTTGTATTTATTACTGCTGGATAGTTTTGGCTAAGGACATATAAGTGAAAGATGTTTTTATAAAGCCATCCCTACATCATACCTTCACTCCCCCAGAGCTTTTACACATCTAGAGAACATGGCAGATATAAAGGTACGTGCGTGGTCTCAGGTCACCTGGTAAGCAGTGTCCCATCACCtcattcttccctcccttctcaaGCACTACCCACCCTCCAGCCCTCAAGAATCCCACTACTGAGCTACCAAGGGCCTTCTTAAACTTCCTCCAaagaaagtgatttaaaaaaaaccaaaaaacccacaaGGTATTTCCTACTCCTTAATTATAGTTTCAAAGGGTGCCAAGTCACATACAACCTGAACAATTCAAAATATCCACACTAAGCCTAGggtccatgccctcctccttagGTCAGCTCCTTTCAAAGAGCCTTTGAACACACCTATGAGCAAAcctccaatggcaccccactccagtactcttgcctggaaaatcccatggacggaggagcctggtaggctgcagtccatgaggtcgctaagagtcggacacgactgagcgacttcactttcacctttcacttcatgcattggagaaggaatggcaacccgctccagtgttcttgcctggagaatctcagggacggtggagcctggtgggctgccgtctatggggtcgcacagagtcggacttgactagcagcagcagcagcagcatgagcaaACTGAAGGTCTCAGTCCCACACATCTTTGGCAACCTAAACCTCTTTGCTATGGGACTGACCTGCAAGGACAGGAGAGCGTGAATGTGTCTGTGTGGGTACCTGATACAGTTAAAGAATCAATCATCCTATTAGTAAATAAATCAtggtctcattcttttttttttttttttgatctccaGATTCCAGACAATATGCTTTCTAGAAACAAACCATTCCTCTAAGTCAGGATAACTCTCCTAAAGTTAAAGTAGCACGTGACCCAGTATCTCTGATCTGGAGGGTTGCCCTTCACGTGGACAGGCTGAAAGGAGGACAAGGAAAGGTACGAGGGGGACAGAGAAAGCCTACAATGAGGAAGATCTGGGAGGAAAACAGCACATGCCACGAACAGCTAACTACTTGACAGAAATTTTCAACTCAGAAAAGGAATATGGATATTCCTGAAATTTCTAGAGTAGAAGAGGACagcttaaggaagaaaaaaagagaagcacagTACTTTTTGCACAGACTGTAAACCTCTAAGTTAATTTTCCTAGAAAAAGATTCAGGGTGAATAATATGACTCCAAATAAAAAAGCCAGTTATGCATCCTGACCTACAGATACCTGTAATTCAACTGGAACCATCTTTAGTGATGATGTGGGGTTTATCACACACAGAAAGTACCAATACTTCTTTTGGGAATACTCTGAGGAATACTGATCCTGGCCAAGGTTTCCAGCTTCACTGATGCAACTCAGGCTTTTCCATCTGTGATCAAGAACCAGGCAGGCAGGACGTCCTATCCTCTCAAGCCAAGACAGGGCTTCATGGCTCTCAAAGGAACACCATCCTCCCCTTGTTTCAAGGATTCCAGTCCTCGATTCAAGGATTCCAGAACATCTTCCTGTCCATTTCTCATTTGCTCTCCCTAAGAGAAGCTGAGAGGATACCACTTTACCAGGGAGAAAAggggaagctcagagagggtTAACTGGGCCAatgagggcttcacaggtggtgaagcagtaaagaattcgcctgcaaggcgggagatatggatttgattcctgggtctagaagattccctggagaaggaaatggcagaacaCTTTATTCtgacctgaaaaattccatgaacagaggagcctggcaggctacagtacatggggtcatagagtcagacatgactgatcgactgatcgCACAAATGTTACAGAGTTAGGTGATAAGGCTGAGAAGAAACAGTTTTCTGGCTCCCAGCCAGCGCTCTTTGGAGCTCCTCCTTTTCTATAAGGCATGGCCACAGTATTGTAACCTGGTTCAGTTCAACAGTGAA carries:
- the B3GNT2 gene encoding N-acetyllactosaminide beta-1,3-N-acetylglucosaminyltransferase 2, with translation MSVGRRRIKLLGILMTVNVFIYLIVEVSKNSSQEKNGKGEVIIPKERFWKISDLPQAYWNKEQEKLNRRFNPILNTLANQTGEASGFSNISHLNYCEPDLRVMSVVSGFDSLPDRFKDFLLYLRCRNYSLLIDQPDKCTKKPFLLLAIKSLTSHFDRRQAIRESWGKETHVGNQTVVRVFLLGQTPAEDNHPDLSDMLKFESEKHQDILLWNYRDTFFNLSLKEVLFLRWVSTSCPNAEFVFKGDDDVFVNTHHLLNYLNSLSGNKAKDLFIGDVIHNAGPHRDKKLKYYIPEVVYTGVYPPYAGGGGFLYSGHLALRLYNVTDRVLLYPIDDVYTGMCLQKLGLAPERHKGFRTFDIEEKSRSNICSYVDLMLVHSRKPQEMIDIWSRLQSAHLKC